A genomic segment from Nematostella vectensis chromosome 6, jaNemVect1.1, whole genome shotgun sequence encodes:
- the LOC5520947 gene encoding protein L-Myc-1b isoform X1, producing MLTSASLLCCNMFFDQTPHRGMMIQDGGPQDLVVEALSDDLCNPNMQNEVDFWKKFALPTPPYSPENYSNSCKRNVFPGQHQNTLQVVPDDFPEDLSSDLPLVLSDAEMERLTSSTFVNDCVWSEGDYDPHRMAGNLCAQTEPVREILPTLPEKQLRDFAQYTQSLAAQENTVCQQQAPHRWMPYTVESPSQHQQIQHPVRPAEDFAPQRYENVNSKRTRKPRRASRNSPQRPTETENEDSEDSEISRATHNVLERQRREDLKCRFQLLRDSIPELEDNERAPKVAILKKAREFVHQLIGEEERLCADKELERQRKLILLKRLHDLRNDCYGVL from the exons ATGCTTACCAGTGCTTCATT ATTGTGTTGTAACATGTTTTTCGACCAGACGCCTCACCGAGGGATGATGATTCAAGACGGTGGACCACAGGATTTAGTAGTAGAGGCACTCAGCGACGATCTCTGCAACCCCAACATGCAAAATGAAGTCGATTTCTGGAAGAAATTCGCCCTCCCAACCCCACCGTACTCGCCGGAGAACTATAGCAATTCGTGCAAAAGGAACGTTTTTCCCGGCCAACACCAGAACACGTTACAAGTAGTTCCCGATGACTTCCCAGAAGACCTTTCCTCGGATCTGCCGCTTGTGTTATCGGATGCCGAGATGGAAAGACTCACTTCTAGTACATTTGTGAACGATTGTGTTTGGAGTGAAGGGGACTACGACCCACATCGGATGGCTGGGAATTTGTGCGCCCAAACGGAGCCAGTACGAGAAATACTGCCCACACTTCCCGAAAAACAACTCCGCGACTTTGCACAGTACACACAGTCTCTCGCAGCGCAGGAGAACACAGTTTGCCAGCAACAAGCTCCTCATCGCTGGATGCCTTATACCG tcgAGTCTCCCTCACAGCACCAGCAAATCCAACACCCTGTACGACCCGCAGAAGACTTTGCTCCACAAAGATACGaaaatgtaaattcaaaaagaACACGAAAACCGAGAAGAGCGAGCCGAAACTCCCCCCAGCGACCGACGGAAACTGAAAACGAAGACTCCGAAGACAGTGAAATCAGCCGAGCAACGCACAACGTACTAGAAAGACAACGGCGGGAAGATCTGAAGTGTCGGTTTCAACTTCTAAGAGACAGTATTCCTGAACTCGAAGACAATGAGCGCGCACCGAAGGTCGCCATCTTGAAGAAAGCCCGAGAATTTGTGCATCAGTTGATAGGCGAGGAAGAGAGATTGTGCGCAGATAAGGAGCTAGAAAGACAGCGCAAACTTATCCTACTCAAGCGTCTTCACGATCTCAGGAACGACTGCTATGGAGTCTTATAA
- the LOC5520947 gene encoding protein L-Myc-1b isoform X2, with the protein MFFDQTPHRGMMIQDGGPQDLVVEALSDDLCNPNMQNEVDFWKKFALPTPPYSPENYSNSCKRNVFPGQHQNTLQVVPDDFPEDLSSDLPLVLSDAEMERLTSSTFVNDCVWSEGDYDPHRMAGNLCAQTEPVREILPTLPEKQLRDFAQYTQSLAAQENTVCQQQAPHRWMPYTVESPSQHQQIQHPVRPAEDFAPQRYENVNSKRTRKPRRASRNSPQRPTETENEDSEDSEISRATHNVLERQRREDLKCRFQLLRDSIPELEDNERAPKVAILKKAREFVHQLIGEEERLCADKELERQRKLILLKRLHDLRNDCYGVL; encoded by the exons ATGTTTTTCGACCAGACGCCTCACCGAGGGATGATGATTCAAGACGGTGGACCACAGGATTTAGTAGTAGAGGCACTCAGCGACGATCTCTGCAACCCCAACATGCAAAATGAAGTCGATTTCTGGAAGAAATTCGCCCTCCCAACCCCACCGTACTCGCCGGAGAACTATAGCAATTCGTGCAAAAGGAACGTTTTTCCCGGCCAACACCAGAACACGTTACAAGTAGTTCCCGATGACTTCCCAGAAGACCTTTCCTCGGATCTGCCGCTTGTGTTATCGGATGCCGAGATGGAAAGACTCACTTCTAGTACATTTGTGAACGATTGTGTTTGGAGTGAAGGGGACTACGACCCACATCGGATGGCTGGGAATTTGTGCGCCCAAACGGAGCCAGTACGAGAAATACTGCCCACACTTCCCGAAAAACAACTCCGCGACTTTGCACAGTACACACAGTCTCTCGCAGCGCAGGAGAACACAGTTTGCCAGCAACAAGCTCCTCATCGCTGGATGCCTTATACCG tcgAGTCTCCCTCACAGCACCAGCAAATCCAACACCCTGTACGACCCGCAGAAGACTTTGCTCCACAAAGATACGaaaatgtaaattcaaaaagaACACGAAAACCGAGAAGAGCGAGCCGAAACTCCCCCCAGCGACCGACGGAAACTGAAAACGAAGACTCCGAAGACAGTGAAATCAGCCGAGCAACGCACAACGTACTAGAAAGACAACGGCGGGAAGATCTGAAGTGTCGGTTTCAACTTCTAAGAGACAGTATTCCTGAACTCGAAGACAATGAGCGCGCACCGAAGGTCGCCATCTTGAAGAAAGCCCGAGAATTTGTGCATCAGTTGATAGGCGAGGAAGAGAGATTGTGCGCAGATAAGGAGCTAGAAAGACAGCGCAAACTTATCCTACTCAAGCGTCTTCACGATCTCAGGAACGACTGCTATGGAGTCTTATAA